The sequence GCTTCGTGAATTGTTACAAGAAGGAATCGATGGAGATTTGGAGATCGAAGGAATCTCCTTCAAGGAAGTTTTTGTTGAATGTAACTCTTTTGAAATGGAATATCCTGGCAAGAACCTATCTCTCATCTGAGTGAGTTCAATCCCATCTCGCCCCACCAAGTCGTCTAGATTTAGTGCGAAAGAACTTTCGGGACATCAGATTCGTGACGTTCTTATGGACGACCTAGGACTCGCTGAAAAAGAAGCACTGGAGGTATTACGGTGACACAACACAAACTTGAAATTTGTGAGGATGATCCAGGCTATTGGTCGGCAACATCCAATCTGATCATTGACGGAGAGCCTACCCGTTACCTGGTTTTTGCCAACTCACTTAAGGAATTGCGGGAGTTAATTCAAGAGGGCGTCGATGGGGCAATTGGTATCCCAGGAATTTCTTTTGAAGAAGTTTTCTTAACTAAGTCCGAGGCAACTAGTTAGGTAGGACTTTCTACTTTTCATACTTATAGTCAACCAAACGTTGTTCCGCAGGGACCTTGAACCCGTTGCACTCCCAAGGATAGGCAAGAACACCTTGCTCAAAGGTGGCATCAGGAGCAAAACATTTCCAATAGAAGAATGCATCTCCTTGAACCCAGTGCAAGTTTCTGTCTCCTGATTTAACAGTTGGATTCAAAGATTTATCTGGGACCTTCATCCTTATCGGTGCTTGCGAGTGAGTACCAACGCTTCCTGAATATGCAATGACAGCGCCTCGCTTTACTTCACGGCCAAGAAGTGCTTGGCAGGCGGCTGAGGTCGCATTACCGGCGTATGCGGAATCATTTTCTGTATAGAACTGCCAACCTTCCGCCCGTAGTGGTCCTGGCCATTCTTTGGCATTACTACACAAAGGATCCTTGTCTATTCCCAACAATAATGGGGAGTTTTGCAGGTGGTAGAAACAAATAATTAGCCCAGGCCAATCTGAACTTGTTGATTCAAAACATAATTCCAAATCGTTGAATGGGACTTGTAGCGTTCCATCCATTCCGTTTCTGAATTCAGAATTTCGATTATTGAAACCGATGAAACGGGCATCGACTGGTGCCAGGATTGGCTCACCATTACCTATTTCAAAGTTAACACCGCTTTTCCCATCGTAGTATCCCAACTCTGGTCGGCTTCCTGTTTTTGGTCCAAGTGTTACAAAAGCTGGGTCCATTCCGCCGCTGAAGAGAAAGTGCTGAACATTTATTCCTTGCATATTGATTGGACGCTTCGTAATTGCGGAAACAGAATTTTCAGGTGGAAAAATTATGGACGTCCGTGCTGGACTTGGCGTTGGCCTCTGTTTCAATGGTGGTTTGGCAGTGGATGATGAGGAAGGTGAGGCAGTCGGAGTTGGAGTAGGAGTTTGGGTGGGAGTGGGAGTTGGGGTCGAAACCTTGACCCGAACGCCCTTATTCCAAATCAATTTCTTGCCAGACTTGACACAGGTAAATATCTTGCCGTGGTAGGTCACTTTTTGTTTGTATACCTTGCAGACGGCCCCTGCAGAGATTTTTGTAACTGAGAAAGCGGTAACAGGCAAGAGACTTAAAAGAAGTCCAATAAGAACTCCCTTTACTATGAGACTTATGACTCTCATTTCTCGACTATAACACTTTGAACTTAAACCACCAGTTTTAGGGCAACCGCATTCCGCATGAGAGTTTGCCGTGTTTGAGCTCTTGGGTAATGTATATAGACAGTGTCGGAAGTTCCATGCATCGAAATAACTTCGCCCATCATCGAATTTATGTCATATCCCACCATCAACCCACTTGCAGTCACCGTCGTAATAGGTTCGGACCAGAGCCTTTCTTAACATATGAAATAGAACGACGCTCATCGATGCTGTCATCATGGACGATATCAAATCCTGAAATGTCTCCCAACCAGTAGGCTCCTCCTCTGTCCAAACGGATATGTTCGACAAATTCCGAAGATGACAGGGCAACCGCACCTACACGCATGAGCGCCAGCGAAGTTTCATTCTTTGATGATGCAGAGGCATACGAAAAACCAGCGGAAACGAGAGCGATGGAAAGTATCGCGTCTAGGCTCAGCATGCCTATGCGGCGTGGGTGCTTTCGAATATATCGGACTGCCGTCGACTCTTTTTTTAGTAAAAAGTCATATATTGAGCGTATAAGTGAAATCATGAAAAGCACCTTTATGGAGAAGGGTTTAGTGGCGAGTTCTGCCTTTGGGTTCCCCAATGCCATTAGTACTCGCATTCACGTCGTTACTTTTGTGTATGCTCGAACATGCTCGGGCAGAATTACTCGTGGTTATCGCCTAGAACTCGCTACTTTTCTGGGTATAGGCTGAGGAAATCGCGAAGGGAAGTGGTTCATGGAGTATGTGCGCAAAATCTCAAACCTGACAACTTTCCTGTATGAGACCAACCCGTCCTCGGATTCCATCGCACGTTTTCTTGTCTTAGATACTTTTTCACCATTCGAACCAAGCGGACTCCTCCTCGGGCTGCTTCAATCGAATGGATCGATTAAGGCCACAGGCAATTTCGGAGTTAGCGAAGGAATCCGGAATGAAGTTGTTGCAATCGCAAACGGGCCGTTGAGTCCATTCTCTCAATCTATGCAGAAGGACAAAGTCCTGAGCCTGCACGGACTCGGTGATTTACTGCCGCACTCCTCCAAAGAGATAAGAATGGAGGGTCATCTTTCTGGTCTTGACTACTCACTGGCCTGGCCGATTCATTACTTAGGAGTTGGGCTCCTCTTTTTTAGTGAGGAAATCGCACTCGACTCTCTCGATGAACTTTTTTTCCGCTCGGTTGGTGGAATGCTCGCACTTCACCATACTTACACGAAGACACTGTCAGATTTCACTGAAGGAGTTGGATTAGCAGGTCCGGCGGGACCGCAAGGTACGACCGGTGCGGCGGGACCGCAAGGTACAACCGGCACAACCGGTGCGACCGGTGCGACCGGCACAACAGGTACAACCGGCGAGGCGGGACCGCAAGGTACAACGGGCGCGACGGGCACAACAGGTACAACCGGCGAGGCGGGACCGCAAGGCACAACCGGTACAACAGGTGCAGTTGGCACAACGGGTGCGACCGGTGCGACAGGACCCGCTGCAGTTTCAGCCAGCTCTAAAAATCAACCGCTAATGGCAGAAAGTAAGGAACTTACTTCTCGCCAAAAAATTATTCTCAGTGAGATACGTCGAGGTAAGACCAATGAAACTATTGCGCTAAGCCTAAATTTCAGTTCCTCTTTAATACGACAAGAGACAATGGAAATCTACCGAAAGATGGGAGTGAGCGGCCGTAAAGAACTCATGGAAATGGACAATAATGAGGAATGAAAATGGCAGATAACTCATAACTCATGTAGCCTTTGAATTCACGGGAGTTCGGTAATACCGGACTGAGAGGAAGACTACGGAGTCTTCGACCGTCAAACCTGACATGGGTAATGCCAACGCAGGGAGACCGCTCTTACAACCCGTGCCTATTCATTACGAAAGGCACAGAAATGAAACTTACGAGAAAGACGCTCATTCCCATCTCCATCGTTGCAATTGCAGCGCTATTGGTAATCGTCGTAAATAACACGGGCGGGACCAAGATCAAGGACCTGACTCTGGCTACACATGACTCTTTCGTCATAAGTCCTGCCCAGATCAAGGACTTCAATGCAAAGAGTGGATACACACTCAAGTTAGTCAAGGTCGGAGACGCTGGAACCCTCACCAACAAGTTGGTACTCACCAAAGATTCTCCCATCGCTGATGCAGTCTTTGGAATTGATAACTCCTTCGCCGGCGTTGCCACGAAAGCTGGAATTATTGATGGCGATCTAGTCGCAACCGATTATGGTGACGTCTGCTTCAACTACGACAGGACATGGTTTGAATCGCGCAAGATAGCGGCCCCCACTTCTGTAAGAGACTTGGTAAAACCCCTTTATAAAGGACTCACGGTTGTAGAAAATCCAAATACCTCTTCAACAGGACTCTCTTTCTTGGCAGCCAGCGTAGAACTCTTCGGTCAGCAGAAGTGGCCGATGTTCTGGAAGAGCCTCAAAGCGAATGAGGTCAAAGTGGATGACGGCTGGGAAGCCGCCTACTACACAGATTTCTCCGGCTCCAGTGGAAAGGGTGCCTACCCGATTGTTCTGAGTTACGCGACATCCCCCGCAGATGAAGTTCGGGCAGATGGTAAATCGCAAACCACAGCAATCACCGACGGTTGCTTTCGGCAGACCGAGTATGTCGGCGTCCTCAAGAAGGCAAAAAATCCACAGGGTGCAGAGAAGTTAATCGAATATCTCTTATCTCCTGCTTTCCAGAAAACCTTCCCAACCTCGATGTATATGTATCCGGCTGTTACCGGAGTGGAAATTCCAGAGAGTTGGGCGACCTTTGCCGGCAAGGCCAATCGCACTTATGGTGACACGTTAGATATCAACGCAAATCGCAAGACCTGGCTCTCAACGTGGTCAGAAATCTTCGGTTAACATCAAAAGAAACAAAATCCTGTGGGCAGCGCCCCTCCTCTTTATTGGGGTGCTGTTCTACTGGCCTTTAGGGAAAATACTTTCTCTCGGATTTTCAGGAAATTGGTTTGAGTCAATAGCCACTTCCCAAGTGCTAAATATTTTCTGGTTCACGATCTGGCAAGCCCTAATCTCCTCACTCATCTCCGTATCACTAGGGATCCCAGGCGCATACGTACTCTACGCTCGACGACTTCGAGGACAGGAATTGATCAAGGCTTTCATTACGGTTCCGTTTGTCTTGCCGACGATCGTTGTTGCGATCGGCTTCACATCGTTTCGTCAACTGCCTGTATTCGCCTCACTCTTACAAGGCGGTTCCAACGTTCCGATCATCATTTTAGCGCACGTATTCATGAACTATTCGATTGCGGTTCGAATAATTGGCAGCACCTGGCGAAATCTTGACTTCTCTCTTGAAGACGCCGCCTCACTGGATGGCGCAGGGCGTCTGCGGACTTTTTTGGAAGTCACCCTCCCCCTTCTCAAGACTTCCATCGCTTCGGCTTTTACCTTGATATTTCTTTATTGCGCAGCGAGTTTCGGGATAATTCTGGTTCTTGGCGGTGGAGCGATCAGGACAGTTGAAACAGAAATCTATGTAACGACGACTCAATATCTAGATCTAAACAAGAGCGCAGGATTAGTTTTTCTCCAATCCATCATTACCGCAATTGCTTTCTTTCTGTCCAGAGACAGGGGGGCGAGCGGACTCATCGAGAATCAGGCCCACGGACCTTCGCGTAAATTGGACAGGCGTGACTTGCCTGTTATTGCAATAACCCTCACATTTGTCTCAATCTTCATCGCCTTGCCAATCCTTAAAATATTCATTAATGCATTCTTAGTTGAAGGTTCGCCTTCCATCCTAAACTTCTCCAATCTCACCGGGCACGGGGCACGGGAGCTGCTCAACATCTCAGTAACCCACGCAGCGCTCAATAGTCTGAGAAATGCAATTGTGGCGAGCGCGATAAGTATCAGTATTGGACTGCTAGTGAGTTTCATAATCTCTAGACGCGAGAGGGGTTTTAACGCCCGTGTATCAAAGAACATCCTCGACCTAGCTTTCCAGGCACCTATCGGTATCTCCAGTGTCGTTTTGGGTTTTGGCTATCTCATTACTTTTGGTTCGGGGATATTTCCGTTGAGATCAAGCTGGATAGTGACGCCTATCGTCGCTTCAATCCTGTCAACACCTCTCGTAATCCGACTGATCTACCCCGCGCTCATCTCCATTGACGAAGATCTGCTCGAATCCGCCGCAACCGATGGGGCTTCGGTCGAACAGACTTGGTGGCAGATCGAGGCACCCCTTATTCGGACTGTCATTCTTACCGCGCTCGGCTTTAGCGCTCTCATCTCAATCGGCGAATTTGGTGCCGCAAATTTTCTCGCCTACGGGGACCAAGGAACTCTTCCAATAATCCTTTATCAACTAATTTCCCGCCCCGGAACACAAAACTATGGAATGGCGATGGCGGCAAGTTCTTTGCTTATCCTCTTTGTGACACTCGTCATGTATCTAATCACGCGGCTAGACACCTCAAAGAAATAGAACAATCTCGCTTTTTTGAGAATTACCAGATCGACCAACCACCATCGACAAGAATTTCTTGCCCCGTGATCCAGGCGCTTGCATCTGATGCAAGCAATGCTGCTGCACCTTTGACATCCTCAGCAAGACCTGTTCGCTGAAGTGCATTCATTTTTCTGAAAGTCTCCACCTGCGACTTATTGGTTTCGTCATTTGGAATCTGACCAGGAGAAATGCAGTTCACACGAATTCCATGAGGTCCGAATTCTGCTGCTAATGCACGAGTGAGATTGAGTACCCCAGCCTTTGCGGCAATATAAGGAGGACCTGATCTCGTAAAGTCAGAATTGTATGATCGTGGATCCATCGCAAGGCGCGCCGCGATCGATCCGAGGGTGATAATTGCTCCGCTCTTATTTGGAAGCATCGCCTTCGCGGCTTCTTGAGCACAAATATATGTCGAAAGCATATTGAGTTCGAAAGAGGCTCTAAATTCGTCGATCTTCCCATATGGAGGATATGTCGTTGTGCGATGACCGCCTGCATTAGCAATAAGAACGTCGAGACGACCTGATTCGGAAACAACTCTCTCCACAAGGTGCCTCACCGCAATTTCATCAGTCGCATCGCAGCCTAATCCAGTCACTTTTAATCCTCGGCCGCGCATCTCTTCGGCTACCTTTTCGCAAAGTTCTGTGCGCCGTGAGGCGATATAGACATGAGCTCCTAGTTCGGCAAGCGCCTCGGCAAATGCGCTTCCAAGGTGTGTCCCACCTCCAGTCACAATCGCAACTTTGCCAGTCATATCGAGCATCTGGTAGATGGTTCTATTTGTCACAAAATCCTCCTAAGGAAGTATTTTTCGAAATGAAAAATGCCACGCGCGACGAATTGGAGATTACCAATGGCTACCAGCACGTACAAGCATTTGGTTCGGCATGGACTACCATCGCCTAGGCATCCAGATATTGAATCTCTCCATATGAGATTTAACGCGAATTAAGTGAGTGGGGGAAGTTTGTACGGATTACTGACACTCTTTGTTGGGGCTCTTACTTCCGTCCAATCACGAGCGAATGGCCAACTCTCGGTCGATGTTCATAGCGCCCTAGGTTCGGCAGTCATTTCAAATGCGGTGGGGTGGGCAATTCTCTGGGTCCTCGTTCTTGTCAGAAGAAGCGACCGACAAGGTTTCAAAGTTTTCCTGCAAGCTATAAGAAATCGTGAGATGCACTGGTGGGAACTCATGGGTGGAGCCGGCGGTGCCTTCTTCCTTGCTATGCAGAGTTCTGCCGTTCCCGAAATTGGGGTCGCAGTTTTTACTATCTGCCTCGTAGGGGGCCAAACAGCCACATCGCTCCTTGTCGATAAAATTGGCTTCTCTGCCAATGGAAAACAATCGATCACCTGGCCACGGGTCTTTGCAGCAATCATGACGCTCGTTGCAGTGAGCATCGCGGTCTATCCCGACCTTGGAACAGTCAATTTCAAGGTTGTCACAATCGTTTTATGCCTAGCAGTAGGAGTAGTAGTCGCTTTTCAGCACGCGTTAAACAGTCGGATTAACCTAATCGCGAGAAATCCCATGGTCACCACATGGCTCAATTTCTCTGTTGGAATCTCATTCCTGATCATTGCCCTTGTTATTGATTTAATGCGGGGCGGGTCGATAGGTCCCCTGCCCCATAATTTTTGGGTATATATCGGTGGCCCGTGCGGATTGCTCTTCGTGGCGGTAGCCGCGTCGGCCGTTCGCACAATGGGAGTCCTTAACTTCATTCTCTTCAGTGTCACCGGACAGTTGGTGGGAGCCTTGTTGTTGGACTGGCTACTGCCTACAGATGCAGGTGCACTAGATGGCTACCTCATCACCGGAACTGTTGTAACCCTTGGTTCGATTGCCTTCTCTCGCTTCTTTCACGCCAATCATCAGAAGAACCTCATCCGGGAATCTGCCACAAGATCTATATGATCTCTTCGAGAGTCGAGCCACACTTTTCCAAAGCCTAGGAATTTTTATACGTGAAAACCCGTATCTCTCTACAAGGAGAAGCGATATCGATCGCGTGGTGGTTAACGCCCTGTCACATAAGCAATAATGATTCTTACAATTTGTAAGCATGTCAGAGAAAGGCAGCCCTAGCGGATCAATGAACGTGTCAATGGATTTAATCCCCAGAATTCGCGTCTTGGTCGCAGATGACCACCCGATATACCGGGCTGGCTTGGTAGAGCGGCTCGAAGACGAAGAAGGCGAACTCACCGTTGTAGGCGAAGCATCAAATGGTCATGAAGCGGTTGAAATGACGCAGTCGCTACGCCCCGATGTTGTACTGATGGATTTGCATATGCCCCTCATGACGGGAATTGAAGCCACCGCAAAGATCAAGGCAGACTTTCCAGGAATACAAGTCCTCATTCTTTCCGCAACTACTGCAGAGACAGATTTACGCGACGCAATAATTGCTGGCGCCAGTGGATATCTAGTGAAGACTTCGAGTCCTGCCGAACTTCGACAAGCAATTATTACTTGCCTAGACGAAGAATCCGAAGGGATTCCATTACCTTTGACTCTTGACGATAGCGCCATGTTTGGCAACTCCAAGGGCTTGAGTAAGCGCGAATTGCAAATTCTTGAGTTAGTGGCCAAAGGCGAAACAAATAAAGCAATTGGGGTGCAGTTCAACTTGAGTAGTCGCACAATTGAAGTCCATATGCGTAACATATTTACAAAACTTGGTGTCTCCTCACGAACAGAAGCTGTTACCACCGCCATCCGTGATCAAGCGATTCAGTTGCCTTGAGGTTGCTTAAGAAAATCATCCACCAGTACCGCGACTATCGACTCTGGGTCATTCTGGTGGTCACAGCTGCTGCATCTGCATCCACGGGTATCCAGATTCGCAACTATCGCACCGTGGAAAATCTGAACGACACACTACAAAATTCGAGTCTAATTCAATTTTTTGTCTTTGTTTACCTTATTGCGACGATGGCCTCCGCATTACTTTTTGGACCAAAGGAGGTACTCGCCACAATACTTGCGGCTGCAATCTTCTTCCTCCCCAATGGCCTCCATTTATTAGATGCAAAGTATGGCGAGGTGATTTTGCTCCGACTCGGGGTGATAGCCCTTGCATCTATCGGAACTGGATTTATTGTCAATCGCGAGAAGAGAGCACGCCAACGCCTTATTGCGCTAAACAATCAATTAAAAGAAACCATTCTCGAGAAAGAGCGCTACATCAAATTTGCTGGAGAAGCCCAGGAGAACGAGCGCTTGCGTATTTCACGCGACCTGCACGATGACTCATTGCAATTATTGGCTGTCGCAACGATCAACATCGACCAGGCGATTGAAGCCGCAAACCTGGAGGAAATTAGACATAACATGGTCCGCGCCAAGGAAACACTCATGCTTACATCTGAAACTATTCGACGCTATTGCGAAGAATTAAGACCAATTCTCCTTGAATCAATGGGTCTTATTTCAGCCGTGCAATGGCTAGGCAATGATCTCGAAACTCGGGCACAGATCTCTGTTGAGTTCGAGACCATTGGCGAAGGCTCGCAGATCAACGCACAGGACGAAATTCACCTGTTCCGCGTGATGCAAGAGGCTTTCCACAACATAGAACGCCACTCACGAGCCACGAGTGTGGAATTACTCTGGCAATATCATCCCGACCATCTGGAGATTTCCGTCACCGATAACGGAGTCGGGATGTGGAATTTCGGTCCTTCTCCTGCCCGTTCCCTCGGCATCCAGGGCATGCACGAGCGCATCGAACTGCTCGGGGGAACCATCGCATTTGAGAGCAGACCAGGCTTCGGAACCAGAATTCTCCTTACAATCCCAACTCTGTGAGCAATTAAAGCCCCGATCAGGTACTAGTCGGGCATCGGCTTTAGGGATATTTTATAAACCTGGCAACGAAAATGAACGTTCATCGGGCAATTTTGCGGGTTAGGAGACCGTGATGGCACAGACGAAATGGATAGCCGATAAAGTTTCAACACTTTTCACTGAAGGTGTGCCTATTAGATTTGCAGCTTTCGATGGAAGTGCGGCAGGAAACCTACAATCTGAGAATATTCTTGAAATCAAATCACCGCTGGCGCTGCGGTACATCCTGAGTCATCCCGGGGATCTCGGACTTGCGCGCGCCTACATAACAAACCACTTAGACGTACGCGGAGATATCCATGCAACCTTGATGGCCCTCCGAACCTATGTGAAATCCCCTATGCCAATCGATTCTCTGGCAAAACTCACTCTCGCAGTTGGTCCGAGCGCGTTAATCAGACCAGAGTTACCCATAGAAGAAGCACCGCCAAGATATCGAAGGGGTCTCCTGCACTCTCTAACTCGCGACAGGTCGGCAATCGAGCATCACTACGATGTTTCCAACACCTTCTACTCATACATTCTGGGACCCACCATGGTGTACTCCTGCGCAGTCTTTGACAACGAAAGCAGTTCGTTAGAGGAAGCCCAGAGAGAGAAAGTGGACCTTATCTGCAGAAAGTTGGATCTCAAACCTGGCATGAAATTGCTCGATGTTGGCTGCGGTTGGGGCACATTAATTTTACATGCCGCAAAAGAGTACGGCGTCAAAGCAGTCGGCGTAACCTTAAGTAAGAACCAGGTGACGCTCGCACGAGAGAGAATAGTGAGAGCACATTTAGAGGAAAGTATCGATATTCGTCTGCAAGACTATCGCGAAGTTCAGGACAGTGATTTCGACGCAATCTCCTCGGTGGGCATGAGCGAACACGTTGGCGATTCCAAATTAGACCTTTATTTCTCGCAGTTGCATCAGCGGATCAAGGAAAAGGGTCGTATTCTCAATCATTGCATTACCCGACCTCACTCTGAACTTAAAGCTCGCACGGGCGCATTTATTGATCGATACATCTTTCCAGATGGCGAGCTAACTGCGCCCAGTCGAGTGACTCAGGCATTGCATAATTCCGGATTCGAACTCAGGCACAGCGAGAACTTGCGCGAACACTATGCAAAAACGCTGGCCAAGTGGTGCGAAAACCTTGACGCAAATTGGGACGATGCCGTCAAGGAGGTGGGAGAGAATCGCGCCCGTATCTGGAACTTATATATGCAGTTGTGTCGGATTGGATTTGAGACGAACTCCATCCAAATTCACCAGTTTCTGGGAGTCGATAATGACCAATTTGGAAGAAACGAACTCCCACGTCGATTTAAGTTTTGATACCTACTCAATCAATTTACGTGCTTGAGAGTATGTATCCGCATCAATTTCACCGGAAGCGAACCGTCTATCAAGAATCTGTCGGGGGGTTTCCATCTTGTCGACCACGCACGCATGTTGTAACGGAGGGTTGTTATCCCTGCGTGTTATCCACGTGACGAGCCAAATTCCAAACCCAATTATGACGAGCCACATCAGCGCCATCAAGACAATGCTGCCACCGTCCATCCCGTAACCATCCCTGTACCAATTCATGACGCTGCCCTTTCCTAGATATCTAATACATCCATGTTAAGCACGAATAATGTGGAAATACCCACCCTTGACAGAGAAATGTGGGAGAGCAATCGGCGTGCCTCAGTCGCATTTCCCTCTCCGTATGTCTAAATACGTACGTGGGGCCCCTCGAAATAGATGTTCGAGGGGCCCCACAGCATCGTCACACCGTGTCAATGAGTATGTTCGCAAATAACGACCGACCGACGAAAGTCGATGAAAGTGCGTTTTTCGGTTTCCCGAAAACCCATTAGGTGCTGTACGACTCGAATCTGCCGTTTTCCCGACCCCCACGTCGTCGCCGTGTTGGCAATGACTTTCGCCATTCCAGAGTCGTTTCTCGATCCGATTCTCACTAATTCAGATCGTGACCTAAATCAATGAGACAACTCATTTATAGAACTATGGGATAAGAAAGTCAATGGAATTTGAGAAGATTGTCCATGGTGGAATTCCATATATTCAAACATTCAACTCTAGATTGAGACATATAGCCCATAGCTGGAAACTCAGGTAGGAAAGAGTGTCGTCGCTCGCCCCCGAGGGCCAGGTTGGGCAATAAAAACCATGCCTGCTTGAGGAAAGTCGCGCAAGTCGGTCGATTGACTTGCACTCGTAATAACCAACTGATCAAGGTCCTTTCCACCAAAAACACAAGATGTAATGAGCGGAGCAGGACAGGGAATCTCATCAAGTACCTGCCCCGTATTGCCGTCGATGCAGCGGATTCGACTGCCTCCCCAGAACGCGATCCAAAGATTGCCATGCGCATCTATAGACATGCCATCAGCCAATCCCATGTCTTGCGTAAATGTGACATGACTTCGACGATTTCTAATCTCTCTTTCTTCCACATCAAAAATGTCAACACGGTTGAGTTGCGTATCTATGTAATACATCAGCCGACCATCAGCGCTCCACGCCATTCCATTACTGCACGTGACATCTCCAAAGAGACGACGCAAGTGCTTACCATCTCTTCTCAATTGATAAAAAGCCGCCGCATTCAATTCCGCGTCATATGCCAT comes from Candidatus Paceibacterota bacterium and encodes:
- a CDS encoding helix-turn-helix transcriptional regulator; the protein is MEYVRKISNLTTFLYETNPSSDSIARFLVLDTFSPFEPSGLLLGLLQSNGSIKATGNFGVSEGIRNEVVAIANGPLSPFSQSMQKDKVLSLHGLGDLLPHSSKEIRMEGHLSGLDYSLAWPIHYLGVGLLFFSEEIALDSLDELFFRSVGGMLALHHTYTKTLSDFTEGVGLAGPAGPQGTTGAAGPQGTTGTTGATGATGTTGTTGEAGPQGTTGATGTTGTTGEAGPQGTTGTTGAVGTTGATGATGPAAVSASSKNQPLMAESKELTSRQKIILSEIRRGKTNETIALSLNFSSSLIRQETMEIYRKMGVSGRKELMEMDNNEE
- a CDS encoding thiamine ABC transporter substrate-binding protein, producing the protein MKLTRKTLIPISIVAIAALLVIVVNNTGGTKIKDLTLATHDSFVISPAQIKDFNAKSGYTLKLVKVGDAGTLTNKLVLTKDSPIADAVFGIDNSFAGVATKAGIIDGDLVATDYGDVCFNYDRTWFESRKIAAPTSVRDLVKPLYKGLTVVENPNTSSTGLSFLAASVELFGQQKWPMFWKSLKANEVKVDDGWEAAYYTDFSGSSGKGAYPIVLSYATSPADEVRADGKSQTTAITDGCFRQTEYVGVLKKAKNPQGAEKLIEYLLSPAFQKTFPTSMYMYPAVTGVEIPESWATFAGKANRTYGDTLDINANRKTWLSTWSEIFG
- a CDS encoding iron ABC transporter permease, encoding MLFYWPLGKILSLGFSGNWFESIATSQVLNIFWFTIWQALISSLISVSLGIPGAYVLYARRLRGQELIKAFITVPFVLPTIVVAIGFTSFRQLPVFASLLQGGSNVPIIILAHVFMNYSIAVRIIGSTWRNLDFSLEDAASLDGAGRLRTFLEVTLPLLKTSIASAFTLIFLYCAASFGIILVLGGGAIRTVETEIYVTTTQYLDLNKSAGLVFLQSIITAIAFFLSRDRGASGLIENQAHGPSRKLDRRDLPVIAITLTFVSIFIALPILKIFINAFLVEGSPSILNFSNLTGHGARELLNISVTHAALNSLRNAIVASAISISIGLLVSFIISRRERGFNARVSKNILDLAFQAPIGISSVVLGFGYLITFGSGIFPLRSSWIVTPIVASILSTPLVIRLIYPALISIDEDLLESAATDGASVEQTWWQIEAPLIRTVILTALGFSALISIGEFGAANFLAYGDQGTLPIILYQLISRPGTQNYGMAMAASSLLILFVTLVMYLITRLDTSKK
- a CDS encoding SDR family oxidoreductase; its protein translation is MTNRTIYQMLDMTGKVAIVTGGGTHLGSAFAEALAELGAHVYIASRRTELCEKVAEEMRGRGLKVTGLGCDATDEIAVRHLVERVVSESGRLDVLIANAGGHRTTTYPPYGKIDEFRASFELNMLSTYICAQEAAKAMLPNKSGAIITLGSIAARLAMDPRSYNSDFTRSGPPYIAAKAGVLNLTRALAAEFGPHGIRVNCISPGQIPNDETNKSQVETFRKMNALQRTGLAEDVKGAAALLASDASAWITGQEILVDGGWSIW
- a CDS encoding DMT family transporter, whose translation is MSGGSLYGLLTLFVGALTSVQSRANGQLSVDVHSALGSAVISNAVGWAILWVLVLVRRSDRQGFKVFLQAIRNREMHWWELMGGAGGAFFLAMQSSAVPEIGVAVFTICLVGGQTATSLLVDKIGFSANGKQSITWPRVFAAIMTLVAVSIAVYPDLGTVNFKVVTIVLCLAVGVVVAFQHALNSRINLIARNPMVTTWLNFSVGISFLIIALVIDLMRGGSIGPLPHNFWVYIGGPCGLLFVAVAASAVRTMGVLNFILFSVTGQLVGALLLDWLLPTDAGALDGYLITGTVVTLGSIAFSRFFHANHQKNLIRESATRSI
- a CDS encoding response regulator transcription factor — its product is MSEKGSPSGSMNVSMDLIPRIRVLVADDHPIYRAGLVERLEDEEGELTVVGEASNGHEAVEMTQSLRPDVVLMDLHMPLMTGIEATAKIKADFPGIQVLILSATTAETDLRDAIIAGASGYLVKTSSPAELRQAIITCLDEESEGIPLPLTLDDSAMFGNSKGLSKRELQILELVAKGETNKAIGVQFNLSSRTIEVHMRNIFTKLGVSSRTEAVTTAIRDQAIQLP
- a CDS encoding ATP-binding protein, whose protein sequence is MLKKIIHQYRDYRLWVILVVTAAASASTGIQIRNYRTVENLNDTLQNSSLIQFFVFVYLIATMASALLFGPKEVLATILAAAIFFLPNGLHLLDAKYGEVILLRLGVIALASIGTGFIVNREKRARQRLIALNNQLKETILEKERYIKFAGEAQENERLRISRDLHDDSLQLLAVATINIDQAIEAANLEEIRHNMVRAKETLMLTSETIRRYCEELRPILLESMGLISAVQWLGNDLETRAQISVEFETIGEGSQINAQDEIHLFRVMQEAFHNIERHSRATSVELLWQYHPDHLEISVTDNGVGMWNFGPSPARSLGIQGMHERIELLGGTIAFESRPGFGTRILLTIPTL
- a CDS encoding cyclopropane-fatty-acyl-phospholipid synthase family protein yields the protein MAQTKWIADKVSTLFTEGVPIRFAAFDGSAAGNLQSENILEIKSPLALRYILSHPGDLGLARAYITNHLDVRGDIHATLMALRTYVKSPMPIDSLAKLTLAVGPSALIRPELPIEEAPPRYRRGLLHSLTRDRSAIEHHYDVSNTFYSYILGPTMVYSCAVFDNESSSLEEAQREKVDLICRKLDLKPGMKLLDVGCGWGTLILHAAKEYGVKAVGVTLSKNQVTLARERIVRAHLEESIDIRLQDYREVQDSDFDAISSVGMSEHVGDSKLDLYFSQLHQRIKEKGRILNHCITRPHSELKARTGAFIDRYIFPDGELTAPSRVTQALHNSGFELRHSENLREHYAKTLAKWCENLDANWDDAVKEVGENRARIWNLYMQLCRIGFETNSIQIHQFLGVDNDQFGRNELPRRFKF
- a CDS encoding SHOCT domain-containing protein: MNWYRDGYGMDGGSIVLMALMWLVIIGFGIWLVTWITRRDNNPPLQHACVVDKMETPRQILDRRFASGEIDADTYSQARKLIE